One window of Aphelocoma coerulescens isolate FSJ_1873_10779 chromosome 17, UR_Acoe_1.0, whole genome shotgun sequence genomic DNA carries:
- the FBXW2 gene encoding F-box/WD repeat-containing protein 2 isoform X1, with amino-acid sequence MEKKDFEAWLDNISIAFLSLTDLQKNETLDHLISLSGAVQLRHLSNNLEILLKRDFLKLLPLELSFYLLKWLDPQTLLTCCLVSKQWNKVISACTEVWQTACKNLGWQIDDSVQDPLHWKKVYLKAILRMKQLKDHEAFETSSLIGHSARVYALYYKDGLLCTGSDDLSAKLWDVSTGQCIYGIQTHTCAAVKFDEQKLVTGSFDNTVACWEWSSGAKTQHFRGHTGAVPSLLEVFSVDYNDELDILVSGSADFTVKVWALSTGTCLNTLTGHTEWVTKVVLQKCKVKSLMHSPGDYILLSADKYEIKIWPIGREINCKCLRTLSVSEDRSISLQPRLHFDGKYIVCSSALGLYQWDFASYDILRVIKPPDFSNVSLLGFGEIFALLFDNRYLYIMDLRTEKLISRWPLPEYRKSKRGSSFLAGEMSWLNGLNGQNDTGLVFATSMPDHSIHLVLWKEHG; translated from the exons ATGGAGAAAAAGGACTTTGAAGCATGGCTTGATAACATTTCTATTGCATTTCTTTCTCTGACGGACTTGCAGAAAAATGAAACTCTGGATCACCTGATTAGCTTGAGTGGAGCAGTCCAGCTCAGGCACCTCTCCAATAATCTAGAGATTCTCCTCAAGAGGGACTTCCTCAAACTTCTTCCATTGGAACTTAGTTTTTATCTGTTAAAATGGCTTGATCCACAGACCTTACTCACATGTTGCCTCGTCTCTAAGCAGTGGAACAAGGTTATAAGTGCCTGTACAGAGGTGTGGCAGACTGCATGTaagaatttgggttggcagatAGATGACTCTGTTCAGGATCCTCTACACTGGAAGAAGGTTTACCTAAAAGCTATTTTAAGGATGAAGCAACTGAAGGACCACGAAGCCTTTGAGACATCCTCTTTAATTGGACACAGTGCCAGAGTATATGCACTTTACTATAAAGATGGACTTCTGTGTACAG GATCAGATGACTTGTCTGCAAAACTATGGGATGTAAGCACAGGTCAGTGCATATATGGTATCCAGACACACACTTGTGCTGCAGTGAAGTTTGATGAACAAAAGCTTGTAACAGGATCTTTTGATAACACAGTAGCCTGTTGGGAATGGAGCTCTGGGGCAAAGACACAGCATTTTAGAGGACACACTGGTGCAG TTCCGTCTTTGCTTGAAGTTTTTAGTGTGGATTACAATGATGAACTTGATATTCTGGTCAGTGGCTCTGCAGACTTCACTGTGAAAGTATGGGCCTTATCAACAGGAACGTGCCTGAATACCCTTACTGGACACACAGAATGGGTCACTAAG GTCGTTTTGCAGAAGTGCAAAGTCAAATCCCTTATGCATAGTCCTGGGGATTATATTCTCCTAAGTGCAGATAAGTATGAAATCAAG ATTTGGCCTATTGGAAGGGAAATAAACTGCAAGTGCTTAAGAACACTGTCTGTTTCTGAAGACCGCAGCATCTCCCTACAGCCCAGACTGCACTTTGATGGTAAATACATAGTGTGCAGTTCAGCACTAGGATTATACCAGTGGGACTTTGCCAGCTATGATATTCTCAG GGTTATCAAACCTCCAGACTTCTCAAATGTGTCCTTGCTGGGCTTTGGAGAGATATTTGCCCTACTGTTTGACAACAGATACCTGTATATAATGGACTTGAGGACAGAAAAACTGATAAGCCGCTGGCCTTTACCAGAATATAGAAAGTCAAAGAGAGGTTCAAGCTTTTTGGCTGGTGAAATGTCTTGGTTAAATGGACTAAATGGCCAAAATGATACAGGCTTGGTTTTTGCCACCAGTATGCCAGACCATAGTATCCATTTGGTGTTATGGAAAGAACATGGCTGA
- the FBXW2 gene encoding F-box/WD repeat-containing protein 2 isoform X2: MEKKDFEAWLDNISIAFLSLTDLQKNETLDHLISLSGAVQLRHLSNNLEILLKRDFLKLLPLELSFYLLKWLDPQTLLTCCLVSKQWNKVISACTEVWQTACKNLGWQIDDSVQDPLHWKKVYLKAILRMKQLKDHEAFETSSLIGHSARVYALYYKDGLLCTGSDDLSAKLWDVSTGQCIYGIQTHTCAAVKFDEQKLVTGSFDNTVACWEWSSGAKTQHFRGHTGAVFSVDYNDELDILVSGSADFTVKVWALSTGTCLNTLTGHTEWVTKVVLQKCKVKSLMHSPGDYILLSADKYEIKIWPIGREINCKCLRTLSVSEDRSISLQPRLHFDGKYIVCSSALGLYQWDFASYDILRVIKPPDFSNVSLLGFGEIFALLFDNRYLYIMDLRTEKLISRWPLPEYRKSKRGSSFLAGEMSWLNGLNGQNDTGLVFATSMPDHSIHLVLWKEHG, from the exons ATGGAGAAAAAGGACTTTGAAGCATGGCTTGATAACATTTCTATTGCATTTCTTTCTCTGACGGACTTGCAGAAAAATGAAACTCTGGATCACCTGATTAGCTTGAGTGGAGCAGTCCAGCTCAGGCACCTCTCCAATAATCTAGAGATTCTCCTCAAGAGGGACTTCCTCAAACTTCTTCCATTGGAACTTAGTTTTTATCTGTTAAAATGGCTTGATCCACAGACCTTACTCACATGTTGCCTCGTCTCTAAGCAGTGGAACAAGGTTATAAGTGCCTGTACAGAGGTGTGGCAGACTGCATGTaagaatttgggttggcagatAGATGACTCTGTTCAGGATCCTCTACACTGGAAGAAGGTTTACCTAAAAGCTATTTTAAGGATGAAGCAACTGAAGGACCACGAAGCCTTTGAGACATCCTCTTTAATTGGACACAGTGCCAGAGTATATGCACTTTACTATAAAGATGGACTTCTGTGTACAG GATCAGATGACTTGTCTGCAAAACTATGGGATGTAAGCACAGGTCAGTGCATATATGGTATCCAGACACACACTTGTGCTGCAGTGAAGTTTGATGAACAAAAGCTTGTAACAGGATCTTTTGATAACACAGTAGCCTGTTGGGAATGGAGCTCTGGGGCAAAGACACAGCATTTTAGAGGACACACTGGTGCAG TTTTTAGTGTGGATTACAATGATGAACTTGATATTCTGGTCAGTGGCTCTGCAGACTTCACTGTGAAAGTATGGGCCTTATCAACAGGAACGTGCCTGAATACCCTTACTGGACACACAGAATGGGTCACTAAG GTCGTTTTGCAGAAGTGCAAAGTCAAATCCCTTATGCATAGTCCTGGGGATTATATTCTCCTAAGTGCAGATAAGTATGAAATCAAG ATTTGGCCTATTGGAAGGGAAATAAACTGCAAGTGCTTAAGAACACTGTCTGTTTCTGAAGACCGCAGCATCTCCCTACAGCCCAGACTGCACTTTGATGGTAAATACATAGTGTGCAGTTCAGCACTAGGATTATACCAGTGGGACTTTGCCAGCTATGATATTCTCAG GGTTATCAAACCTCCAGACTTCTCAAATGTGTCCTTGCTGGGCTTTGGAGAGATATTTGCCCTACTGTTTGACAACAGATACCTGTATATAATGGACTTGAGGACAGAAAAACTGATAAGCCGCTGGCCTTTACCAGAATATAGAAAGTCAAAGAGAGGTTCAAGCTTTTTGGCTGGTGAAATGTCTTGGTTAAATGGACTAAATGGCCAAAATGATACAGGCTTGGTTTTTGCCACCAGTATGCCAGACCATAGTATCCATTTGGTGTTATGGAAAGAACATGGCTGA
- the FBXW2 gene encoding F-box/WD repeat-containing protein 2 isoform X3 — MKQLKDHEAFETSSLIGHSARVYALYYKDGLLCTGSDDLSAKLWDVSTGQCIYGIQTHTCAAVKFDEQKLVTGSFDNTVACWEWSSGAKTQHFRGHTGAVPSLLEVFSVDYNDELDILVSGSADFTVKVWALSTGTCLNTLTGHTEWVTKVVLQKCKVKSLMHSPGDYILLSADKYEIKIWPIGREINCKCLRTLSVSEDRSISLQPRLHFDGKYIVCSSALGLYQWDFASYDILRVIKPPDFSNVSLLGFGEIFALLFDNRYLYIMDLRTEKLISRWPLPEYRKSKRGSSFLAGEMSWLNGLNGQNDTGLVFATSMPDHSIHLVLWKEHG; from the exons ATGAAGCAACTGAAGGACCACGAAGCCTTTGAGACATCCTCTTTAATTGGACACAGTGCCAGAGTATATGCACTTTACTATAAAGATGGACTTCTGTGTACAG GATCAGATGACTTGTCTGCAAAACTATGGGATGTAAGCACAGGTCAGTGCATATATGGTATCCAGACACACACTTGTGCTGCAGTGAAGTTTGATGAACAAAAGCTTGTAACAGGATCTTTTGATAACACAGTAGCCTGTTGGGAATGGAGCTCTGGGGCAAAGACACAGCATTTTAGAGGACACACTGGTGCAG TTCCGTCTTTGCTTGAAGTTTTTAGTGTGGATTACAATGATGAACTTGATATTCTGGTCAGTGGCTCTGCAGACTTCACTGTGAAAGTATGGGCCTTATCAACAGGAACGTGCCTGAATACCCTTACTGGACACACAGAATGGGTCACTAAG GTCGTTTTGCAGAAGTGCAAAGTCAAATCCCTTATGCATAGTCCTGGGGATTATATTCTCCTAAGTGCAGATAAGTATGAAATCAAG ATTTGGCCTATTGGAAGGGAAATAAACTGCAAGTGCTTAAGAACACTGTCTGTTTCTGAAGACCGCAGCATCTCCCTACAGCCCAGACTGCACTTTGATGGTAAATACATAGTGTGCAGTTCAGCACTAGGATTATACCAGTGGGACTTTGCCAGCTATGATATTCTCAG GGTTATCAAACCTCCAGACTTCTCAAATGTGTCCTTGCTGGGCTTTGGAGAGATATTTGCCCTACTGTTTGACAACAGATACCTGTATATAATGGACTTGAGGACAGAAAAACTGATAAGCCGCTGGCCTTTACCAGAATATAGAAAGTCAAAGAGAGGTTCAAGCTTTTTGGCTGGTGAAATGTCTTGGTTAAATGGACTAAATGGCCAAAATGATACAGGCTTGGTTTTTGCCACCAGTATGCCAGACCATAGTATCCATTTGGTGTTATGGAAAGAACATGGCTGA